The following coding sequences lie in one Pseudomonas syringae CC1557 genomic window:
- a CDS encoding LysR family transcriptional regulator ArgP, whose product MFDYKLLSALAAVIEQAGFERAAHVLGLSQSAVSQRIKLLEARIGQPVLVRATPPSPTDIGRRLLNHVQQVRLLERDLQSQVPALDEEGRPERLRIALNADSLATWWAPAIGDFCTQHSLLLDLVVEDQDVGLKRMRAGEVAACLCGSERPVAGARSQLLGAMRYRALASPAFIARHFPGGVSPEKLVRSAALVYGPDDLLQHRYLALLGVQDGFEHHLCPSSEGFIRMIEAGMGWGLAPELQVREQLRSGTLLELLPDRCIDVPLYWHHWRNGGQLLTRLTEHLAQHAAHWLVPLSDE is encoded by the coding sequence ATGTTCGACTACAAACTGTTGTCTGCGCTCGCTGCAGTCATCGAACAGGCCGGGTTCGAACGGGCGGCCCATGTGCTGGGGCTGTCGCAGTCAGCCGTCTCGCAACGTATCAAATTGCTTGAAGCGCGTATCGGCCAGCCGGTTCTGGTCAGGGCCACGCCGCCCAGCCCGACAGACATCGGGCGACGCCTGCTCAATCACGTGCAGCAAGTGCGACTGCTGGAACGCGATCTGCAAAGCCAGGTGCCTGCCCTGGATGAAGAGGGCAGGCCCGAGCGTTTGCGGATCGCCTTGAACGCCGACAGTCTGGCAACCTGGTGGGCACCGGCCATTGGTGATTTCTGTACGCAGCATAGTCTGTTGCTGGACCTGGTGGTCGAAGATCAGGACGTCGGGCTCAAACGCATGCGTGCTGGTGAAGTGGCGGCCTGCCTGTGTGGCAGCGAGCGCCCCGTGGCCGGGGCGCGCAGTCAGTTGCTGGGGGCGATGCGCTATCGGGCGCTGGCCAGCCCGGCATTCATCGCACGCCATTTTCCGGGCGGTGTCAGCCCGGAAAAGCTGGTCAGATCAGCGGCGCTCGTTTACGGGCCGGATGATCTTTTGCAGCATCGTTATCTGGCGCTGCTTGGTGTGCAGGACGGTTTCGAGCATCATTTGTGCCCGTCCTCCGAAGGTTTCATCCGTATGATTGAAGCCGGAATGGGCTGGGGGCTGGCGCCCGAGCTGCAAGTACGCGAGCAATTACGCAGTGGCACGCTGCTTGAGCTGCTGCCGGATCGCTGTATTGATGTGCCGTTGTACTGGCACCATTGGCGCAACGGCGGTCAGTTGCTGACCCGTCTCACCGAGCATCTGGCACAACATGCTGCCCACTGGCTGGTGCCGTTGAGCGATGAATGA
- a CDS encoding NAD-dependent epimerase/dehydratase family protein: MKILVTGASGFIGGRFARFALEQGMSVRINGRRADAVEHLVRRGAEFIQGDLADPYLVQALCDDVEAVVHCAGSVGVWGRRQDFMQGNVQLTENIVEGCLKQRVRRLVHLSSPSIYFNGRSRRDITEDQVPKRFHNHYAATKYLAEQKVFGAEEFGLEVIALRPRFVTGAGDNSIFPRLLHMQRKKRLSIVGNGLNMVDFTSMQNLNEALLSSLLATGSALGKAYNISNGTPVPLWDAINYVMRQMQLPQVTRYRSYGLAYSAAAINEAACMLWPGRPEPTLSRLGMQVMNKDFTLDISRARHYLDYQPQVSLWTALDEFCGWWRVQNGM; this comes from the coding sequence ATGAAAATTCTGGTCACCGGCGCAAGCGGCTTCATCGGCGGACGCTTCGCGCGTTTTGCCCTTGAGCAGGGCATGAGCGTGCGGATCAATGGCCGTCGTGCCGATGCTGTCGAGCATCTGGTCAGGCGCGGCGCCGAGTTTATTCAGGGCGACCTTGCCGACCCGTATCTGGTGCAAGCGCTGTGCGATGACGTCGAGGCCGTGGTGCATTGCGCCGGCTCCGTCGGCGTGTGGGGGCGTCGTCAGGATTTTATGCAGGGCAACGTGCAGCTCACCGAGAACATTGTCGAGGGCTGCCTGAAACAAAGAGTGCGCCGGCTGGTCCACCTGTCATCGCCGTCGATCTATTTCAATGGTCGCTCGCGCCGCGATATTACCGAAGACCAAGTGCCCAAGCGCTTCCACAACCACTATGCGGCCACCAAATACCTGGCCGAGCAAAAGGTCTTCGGCGCTGAAGAGTTCGGCCTGGAAGTGATTGCCCTGCGGCCGCGCTTCGTCACTGGTGCAGGCGACAACAGTATTTTTCCGCGCCTGCTGCACATGCAGCGCAAGAAGCGTCTGTCGATTGTCGGCAACGGCCTGAACATGGTCGACTTCACCAGCATGCAGAACCTTAATGAAGCGTTGTTAAGCAGTTTGCTGGCAACCGGGTCTGCGCTGGGCAAGGCGTACAACATCAGCAACGGCACGCCTGTCCCGTTGTGGGATGCGATCAATTATGTGATGCGGCAGATGCAGTTGCCTCAGGTTACTCGTTATCGTTCTTACGGGCTGGCCTACAGTGCGGCGGCGATCAATGAAGCGGCCTGCATGCTATGGCCGGGCCGACCTGAACCTACGCTGTCCAGACTGGGCATGCAGGTCATGAACAAGGACTTCACGCTTGATATAAGCCGTGCAAGGCATTATCTGGATTATCAGCCGCAGGTCAGCCTGTGGACGGCACTGGATGAGTTCTGTGGCTGGTGGCGGGTACAGAACGGGATGTGA
- a CDS encoding alkene reductase, giving the protein MTTIFDPITLGDLQLPNRIIMAPLTRCRADEGRVPNAMMSEYYVQRASAGLILTEATSVTPMGVGYPDTPGIWSNDQVRGWSNITKAVHNAGGRIALQLWHVGRISHPSYLNGETPVAPSAIAAEGHVSLMRPITPLPVPRALELAEIGDIVEAYRIGAENAKAAGFDGVEVHGANGYLLEQFLLSGSNQRTDEYGGSVENRARLLLEVTDAVIDVWGAGRVGVHLSPRADMHDMSDENRAETFSYVARELGKRGIAFICAREHDAEDSLGPQLKKDFGGVYIANEKFTKDSANAWLAEGKADAIAFGVPYIANPDLPERLASDAPLNEAHPETFYAKGPVGYIDYPRL; this is encoded by the coding sequence ATGACGACTATCTTTGACCCTATCACCCTGGGCGATCTGCAACTGCCAAACCGCATCATCATGGCGCCGCTGACACGCTGCCGCGCCGATGAAGGCCGCGTCCCCAATGCAATGATGTCCGAGTATTACGTACAACGCGCCTCGGCAGGTCTGATCCTGACTGAAGCTACCTCGGTCACGCCGATGGGCGTGGGCTACCCGGACACCCCTGGCATCTGGTCCAATGATCAGGTGCGTGGCTGGAGCAACATCACCAAGGCGGTGCACAACGCCGGTGGCCGCATCGCGCTGCAACTGTGGCACGTAGGGCGCATTTCCCACCCTTCTTACCTGAACGGCGAAACCCCGGTTGCGCCGAGCGCCATTGCAGCTGAAGGGCATGTGAGCCTGATGCGCCCTATCACGCCGCTGCCAGTGCCGCGCGCGCTGGAGCTGGCGGAAATCGGCGACATCGTCGAGGCCTATCGGATCGGCGCGGAAAACGCCAAGGCAGCGGGCTTCGACGGCGTGGAAGTCCATGGTGCCAATGGCTATCTGCTGGAGCAGTTCCTGCTGAGCGGCAGCAACCAGCGCACCGATGAGTACGGCGGTTCGGTAGAAAACCGTGCCCGTCTGCTACTGGAAGTGACCGATGCAGTCATTGACGTGTGGGGTGCCGGTCGCGTGGGTGTGCACCTTTCGCCGCGCGCCGACATGCATGACATGAGCGATGAAAACCGGGCTGAAACCTTCAGCTACGTGGCCAGGGAGCTCGGCAAGCGCGGTATCGCGTTCATCTGTGCTCGCGAGCATGACGCCGAAGACAGCCTCGGCCCGCAGTTGAAGAAAGACTTCGGCGGCGTTTATATCGCCAACGAGAAGTTCACCAAAGACAGTGCCAATGCCTGGCTGGCAGAAGGCAAGGCCGACGCAATCGCGTTCGGTGTGCCTTACATCGCCAACCCGGACTTGCCGGAGCGGCTGGCCAGCGATGCCCCTCTGAACGAAGCTCATCCGGAGACGTTCTACGCCAAAGGCCCGGTCGGTTACATCGACTACCCACGCCTGTAA
- a CDS encoding MFS transporter, translating to MPLSLLILALSAFAIGTTEFVIMGLLPDVAADLGVSIPGAGWLVTGYALGVAVGAPFMAMATAKLPRKAALVTLMGIFIIGNLLCALASDYNVLMFARVVTALCHGAFFGIGSVVAAGLVPANRRASAVALMFTGLTLANVLGVPLGTALGQYAGWRSTFWAVTVIGVIALIGLIRFLPTNRNEEKLDMRAELGALRGAGIWLSLSMTALFSASMFTLFTYIAPLLGEVTGVSPNGVTWTLLLIGLGLTAGNVLGGKMADRRLSSTLIAVFVSMAVISTVLSWTSASLIPTEITLFLWAVAAFAAVPALQINVVTFGKAAPNLVSTLNIGAFNVGNALGAWVGGSVIAHGLGLTSVPLAAAVLAVLALLITLITFRQTGNPDLAHATN from the coding sequence GTGCCCCTTTCGCTACTCATTCTGGCCCTGAGCGCCTTCGCCATCGGCACCACTGAATTCGTCATCATGGGCCTGCTGCCCGACGTCGCCGCCGACCTCGGCGTATCGATCCCCGGCGCTGGCTGGCTGGTGACCGGCTACGCCCTGGGCGTGGCAGTCGGCGCACCGTTCATGGCCATGGCCACGGCAAAACTGCCACGCAAGGCCGCACTGGTCACGCTGATGGGGATTTTCATCATCGGTAACCTGCTCTGTGCGTTGGCCAGTGATTACAACGTGCTGATGTTCGCCCGTGTCGTTACCGCACTGTGCCACGGCGCGTTCTTCGGTATCGGCTCGGTGGTTGCCGCAGGCCTGGTGCCGGCCAACCGTCGTGCGTCCGCTGTGGCCTTGATGTTCACCGGTCTGACCCTGGCCAACGTGCTGGGCGTGCCGCTGGGCACCGCATTGGGTCAATACGCAGGCTGGCGCTCGACGTTCTGGGCAGTGACCGTCATCGGCGTCATTGCGCTGATCGGCCTGATTCGCTTTCTGCCGACCAATCGCAATGAAGAAAAGCTCGACATGCGCGCCGAACTGGGAGCCCTCAGAGGTGCCGGTATCTGGTTGTCGCTGAGCATGACTGCGCTGTTTTCAGCCTCCATGTTTACCTTGTTCACTTACATCGCCCCGCTGCTCGGCGAAGTGACTGGCGTATCGCCCAACGGCGTGACCTGGACCCTGCTGCTGATCGGCCTTGGCCTGACCGCCGGTAACGTGCTCGGCGGCAAAATGGCCGACCGCCGCCTGTCGTCCACACTGATTGCCGTGTTCGTTTCGATGGCGGTGATTTCCACCGTCCTCAGTTGGACCAGCGCATCGCTGATCCCGACTGAAATCACCCTGTTCCTCTGGGCGGTCGCGGCTTTCGCTGCGGTCCCGGCGTTGCAGATCAATGTGGTGACCTTCGGCAAGGCGGCACCCAACCTGGTTTCGACCCTGAACATCGGCGCCTTCAACGTTGGCAACGCGCTCGGCGCCTGGGTCGGCGGCAGCGTTATCGCTCACGGCCTGGGCCTGACCAGCGTGCCACTGGCGGCTGCTGTACTGGCAGTGCTCGCGCTGCTGATCACCCTGATTACTTTCCGTCAGACCGGCAACCCGGATCTGGCACACGCTACTAATTGA
- a CDS encoding ArsR/SmtB family transcription factor, whose protein sequence is MPIDLDDIIKALAHPVRREILTWLKDPRASFPAQEHSIEHGVCAGQIDQRAGLSQSTVSAHLATLQRAGLISSKKVGQWHFFRRNEEVIQAFVQALLEELNNPT, encoded by the coding sequence ATGCCAATTGACCTCGACGACATAATAAAAGCTCTGGCCCATCCGGTCCGCCGAGAAATCCTGACCTGGCTGAAGGACCCGCGCGCGAGTTTTCCGGCTCAGGAACACTCGATCGAACATGGCGTCTGCGCCGGACAGATCGATCAGCGCGCAGGGTTGTCCCAATCCACTGTGTCAGCCCACCTCGCAACGCTGCAACGCGCCGGGCTGATCAGCAGCAAGAAGGTCGGCCAATGGCATTTCTTCAGACGCAACGAAGAAGTCATCCAGGCATTCGTACAGGCACTGCTTGAAGAGCTGAACAACCCGACCTGA